The following are encoded together in the Thunnus albacares chromosome 7, fThuAlb1.1, whole genome shotgun sequence genome:
- the LOC122985330 gene encoding tripartite motif-containing protein 16-like, whose product MAQKGDQLDQETFSCSICLDLLKDPVAIPCGHSYCMNCIKGFWDEEDQRKIYSCPQCRQTFTQRPVLLKNTMLVALVEQLKKTGLQAAPADHCYAGPEDVACDVCTGRKLKALKSCLVCLASYCEEHLQPHFESTTFKKHKLVDPSEKLQENICSRHNEVMKMFCRTDQQSICYLCSLEEHKGHDTVSAAAERTERQRELEVSQQNIQQRIQDREKDVKLLQQEVEAVNRSANKAVKDSEKIFTELICLIQKRSSDVKQQIRSQQETEVSRVKELQEKLEQEITELKRKDAELKQLSHTEDHNQFLHNYPSLSQLSASTDSSSINIRPLRYFEDVTAAVSELRVKLQDVLREKWTNISLTVTEVDVLRSKAEPKTRAEFLKYSCEITLDPNTVNTRLLLSEGNKKATFMSQQQSYSRHPDRFTNWTQVLSRESLTGRCYWEVEWRGGGVYVAVAYKNISRAGHSHECRFGFNDKSWSLDCNTDSYKLWFNSISTPVSGPGSSRVGVYLDHRAGILSFYSVSETMTLLHRVQTTFTQPLYAGLRPYYYGVTAELCKLK is encoded by the coding sequence atggcaCAGAAAGGAGATCAGCTCGACCAAGAAACCTTCTCTTGTtccatctgtctggatctactgaaggatccggtggcTATTCcttgtggacacagctactgcatgaactgtattaaaggcttctgggatgaagaggatcagaggaagatctacagctgccctcagtgcagacaaaCCTTCACACAGAGGCCTGTCCTgttgaaaaacaccatgttagtagctttagtggagcagctgaagaagactggactccaagctgctcctgctgatcactgctatgctggacctgaagatgtggcctgtgatgtctgcactgggaggaagctgaaagccctcaagtcctgtctggtTTGTCTGGCCTCTTACTGTGAGGAACACCTACAGCCTCACTTTGAAtcaactacatttaaaaaacacaaactggtcGACCCCTCagagaagctccaggagaacatctgctctcgtcataatgaggtgatgaagatgttctgccgtactgatcagcagagtatctgttatctctgctctctggaggaacataaaggccacgacacagtctcagctgcagcagaaaggactgagaggcagagagagcttgAGGTGAgtcaacaaaacatccagcagagaatccaggacagagagaaagatgtgaagctgcttcaacaggaggtggaggccgtcaATCGCTCTGCTAATAAAGCAGTgaaggacagtgagaagatcttcactgagctgatctgtctcatccagaaaagaagctctgatgtgaagcagcagatcagatcccagcaggaaactgaagtgagtcgagtcaaagagcttcaggagaagctggagcaggagatcactgagctgaagaggaaagacgctgaactgaagcagctctcacacacagaggatcacaaccagtttctacacaactacccctcactgtcacaactcagtgcatctacagactcatccagcatcaatatccgtcctctgagatactttgaggatgtgacagcagctgtgtcagagctcagagttAAACTACAGGACgtcctgagggagaaatggacaaacatctcactgacagtgactgaagtggacgttttaAGGTCAAAAGCAGagcccaagaccagagctgagttcttaaaatattcatgtgaaatcacactggatccaaacacagtaaacacacgtctgttattatctgaggggaacaaaaaagcaacattcaTGAGTCAACAACAGTCTTATTCtcgtcacccagacagattcactaaTTGGACTCAGGTCCTaagtagagagagtctgactggacgttgttactgggaggtggagtggagagggggaggagtttatgtagcagtcgcatacaagaatatcagcagagcaggacaCTCTCATGAATGTCGATTTGGATTTAATGACAAATCTTGGTCTTTAGATTGTAACACTGACAGTTATAAATTGTGGTTCAACAGTATCTCAACTCCCgtctcaggtcctggttcctccagagtaggagtgtacctggatcacagagcaggtattctgtccttctacagcgtctctgaaaccatgactctcctccacagagtccagaccacattcactcagcctctctatgctggacttcGTCCTTATTATTATGGAGTCACAGCTGAGttgtgtaaactcaaatag